In a genomic window of Brucella anthropi ATCC 49188:
- a CDS encoding autotransporter-associated beta strand repeat-containing protein: MHSRLNSSIASNIISRDVLRLTSGISAISIPLLFGVLFSTHVNATDYTAPVTTSLQNGDTVTIVGNGNEVRALSSANGTTLTLPGNNTITATGPAAAGLYATGSGSVINATGVVVITTGSSNSFGVGAVSGGVINLYGARISTSGTGSHALKIGSAGSNVTTDKNTKISASGASAYAIQVYSGAVKQYDKTLPANALAGEISATGTDGAAFQVTGTGSRLIFKDIDFANDTKITLGNSSWTGIVASNGFMQFQGNSSASNSRFLVGTGTIGFAGNSTAQGSQFTLNGSSSILDLRSYTGTSDFNVASIDGATGARILIGSNTFVVDGSTSSTFSGTIDGTGRLVRGGSGTLTLSGTNTYSGGTFFNSGAIAVSKDASLGASTGGLNFNGGTLQLTDSFVSARSVTLGAQGGTVQTAANEINELSGGIVGSGKLIKTGAGTLVLSGSNTYSGGTVINGGTVSISADKNLGDATGTLAMNNNATLLLVDSFDNSRAVTLGSGGGTVQTVMGKSNAFAGAIDGSGPLTKSGDGTLTLSGTNTYSGGTFINGGVVSVGADSNLGASSGTLSFDGGTLHLTGSFNNSRAVTLGAGGGTIQTSLLHSNEFSGTIGGTGKLTKNGAGTLTLAGDNSYTGGTVVNAGVLSVSADKNLGDLSGGVQLNSGTLRLTGDVTSDRVVAFDAAGGTIDAAAGTNSTFSGLIDGLGSLTKTGAGTLVLSGSNDYLGGTVVEAGTLSISSNDNLGDAASNLTFNGGTLRVADSITTDRNVVLNANGGTIETTAGTSTSFTQGITGTGKLNKDGDGTLILTGNNVYAGGTHVSKGVLQIGAGSTVGQIGGNAQVDADAALAFDRSDDIIFADVISGEGALRHDGSGKLTLTGENSFTGGTTISAGTLQIGNGSTTGSIAGNVDNNGTLAFNRSNTLDFSGVISGTGLVQQNGAGSLTLSGDSSAFGGSTSVAAGTLLVDGSLGGTVSVASGASLGGGGTIGGNTTVADGATLAGSGAQTLTFDKNLSLGAASVVSVSYGTSAGSSPFLVKGDLALGGVINVTDFGHNGPGIYRVFSYANNLTGTIGLGSLPTNITDPSTVTLQTTDDAVNLINTVGLVLNFWDGQAAGHSLNGQANGGSGTWNKQNNNWTGLPDFQLNGPWSTGEFAIFQGASGIVTIDNSAGTISAAGMQFTTGGYEITGDDLTLASTAANAGDTPIIHVGDGSINDDTEVVTISTRILSTEGIDKTGLGTLVLTADNNYTGGTFVTGGILQLGDGTSGGKGGVEGEINLGSTAASAGTLAINRAGSVTIDNTITGSGHVVIDSPGEIEFNQTNSYLAGTFIKNGVLIVSSDDNLGDTNSDVQIEGGSTLRFKSAFSSSHNYVLGTGGGSIETTGTNINKILTAVTGVGSLTKTGTGTLVFSGDNDYVGVTTISDGTLQIGDGGGTGSVVGDITNNARLAFNRNNAYAYNGLISGTGSVVQAGTGTTTLTGQNTYAGGTVVSAGVLQVSSDKNLGASSGNLTIDGGTFANTAALTSARAVNVTANGGSIRTDATLTLTGAFDGSPASDWHKTGTGLLVFDSSATGDVGAGANVDAGKIVVEGSLDGSFAVNSGATLEISGTQGGDVNVNAGGTLMGSGQVGQNVVVADNGNLQGKYGQTLQIGGNLALDANSQVNVTLGMPSQTALYDVQGNVTLAGSLNITDGGGFGPGLYRLIDYQGNLTDNGMTIGTAPGGDPTRMWIDTDEANKQVNLMSSYGVRLNVWDGGNGAWNLVSDHSNDVWTDNADNIKGPYDQGSFAVFRGTPGTVTISNAAGNVTASGLNFATDGYVLAGDALDLDNTDQPIINVGDATDASKSMTATIAATLTGSKGINKTNYGTLVLTGANSYSGGTTVTGGVLQIGDGGNTGSIKGDVAVSSSAYGDGTLAFNRSDDTEFDGNITGDGKGGVVQKGTGTTTFTGDNTFSGGLTVENGGVKAGVAGHAFGTGTLKVKAGATADLGGFDTTVGGLAAFDASGTTGDGDIALGSGKLTVEQSFDSKFSGVISGAGDLTKSGTGTLTLNTAGTYTGATNVDGGTLKQGAAGVFNNASSGYTVGTDGTLDLGGFDTTLAALSNGGLITMGTQQTAGTTLSVTGNYTGTGGTVVINTVLGDDSSKTDRLKVGGDTSGTTNLKVNNRGGLGAQTVNGIEVVEVAGQSNGTFSLVSDYTTKDGQKAVVGGAYAYTLQQGAGSGNKDGNWYLTSQTTQEPPAPDCQQTNTCPVDPDNPRYSAGVPVYQGYAQNMQVLNKLPTLQERVGNRYLTSGNDNDASNTGSSTVDSRGIWARIEGAHNRLEPHSATGMKQDINSFIMQTGVDGQFYEDANGKLIAGITGQYGTAHGNSSSFFGDGYTDTSAWSLGATATWYGNDGFYVDTQGQLTWFDNDLNSDTANSGLADGAKAFGYALSAEVGQRIALDEHWSLTPQAQLMWSSLDADAFHDIWGNRVHMQDGDSLTARIGLAANYQDSWQGDDGRMVNTSVYGIANVYQEFLGGTRINVAGVNVDTDNDKTWAGIGAGGTYAWADSKYAIYGQGSINTSLNHSTDSYAVKGNIGFTIRW; encoded by the coding sequence ATGCATTCCCGTCTGAATTCATCCATTGCGAGTAATATTATAAGTCGGGATGTATTGAGATTAACTTCTGGAATCAGCGCAATAAGTATTCCATTGCTTTTTGGTGTTTTGTTTTCTACCCATGTTAACGCCACGGACTATACAGCACCTGTAACCACCAGCCTTCAAAACGGTGATACTGTCACGATTGTCGGTAATGGCAATGAGGTGAGGGCGCTGTCGAGTGCAAATGGAACAACGCTGACGCTGCCGGGAAATAACACCATAACTGCAACTGGCCCCGCAGCCGCCGGGCTTTATGCCACCGGAAGCGGTTCGGTAATCAATGCTACGGGGGTTGTTGTAATCACCACTGGTTCCAGCAATTCATTCGGCGTTGGTGCCGTCAGTGGTGGGGTCATCAATCTTTATGGCGCGCGAATTTCGACCTCGGGGACGGGAAGCCATGCACTGAAGATCGGTAGTGCTGGAAGTAATGTTACGACCGACAAGAATACGAAAATTTCAGCTTCCGGTGCCAGCGCCTACGCGATTCAGGTCTATTCCGGTGCAGTGAAACAATACGATAAGACATTACCTGCCAATGCTCTGGCAGGAGAGATCAGCGCAACCGGGACCGACGGCGCGGCATTTCAGGTAACTGGGACCGGCTCAAGGCTTATTTTTAAAGATATTGATTTCGCCAACGACACGAAAATCACGCTTGGCAACTCGTCATGGACAGGAATTGTCGCATCAAACGGGTTCATGCAGTTTCAAGGTAATAGCAGCGCCTCCAATTCAAGGTTCCTTGTCGGCACGGGAACAATAGGTTTCGCTGGGAATTCCACTGCACAAGGCAGCCAGTTCACGTTGAACGGTTCGAGCTCTATTCTGGATCTGCGGAGTTATACGGGGACGTCGGATTTTAATGTTGCCAGCATTGACGGGGCTACTGGCGCACGCATTCTGATAGGCAGCAACACATTTGTGGTTGACGGAAGTACGTCAAGCACTTTCTCCGGTACCATCGATGGCACCGGGCGCCTGGTGCGCGGTGGAAGCGGCACTCTTACACTTTCCGGCACCAACACATATTCCGGCGGAACTTTTTTCAACTCCGGAGCCATTGCGGTCAGCAAGGATGCCAGCCTCGGCGCATCAACTGGAGGGCTCAACTTCAATGGCGGTACGCTTCAACTGACCGACAGTTTCGTATCGGCGCGTTCTGTCACACTGGGTGCTCAGGGAGGTACGGTTCAAACGGCGGCAAACGAGATTAACGAGCTCTCGGGCGGTATTGTCGGATCAGGCAAGCTCATAAAGACGGGTGCCGGTACGCTGGTTTTGTCGGGTTCCAATACCTATAGCGGCGGCACCGTGATCAATGGCGGCACTGTATCGATCAGTGCCGATAAAAACCTAGGCGATGCCACCGGCACGTTGGCCATGAATAACAACGCCACGCTTCTGCTGGTTGATAGTTTCGACAATAGCCGGGCGGTTACGCTGGGCAGCGGTGGAGGCACGGTTCAGACCGTCATGGGCAAAAGCAACGCTTTTGCTGGCGCAATCGACGGCTCAGGCCCGCTGACAAAATCGGGCGATGGCACGCTGACGCTTTCGGGCACCAATACTTATAGCGGCGGGACCTTTATCAATGGCGGTGTTGTTTCGGTTGGCGCGGATAGCAATCTTGGGGCTTCGAGCGGCACGCTTTCGTTCGACGGCGGCACGCTGCACCTGACGGGCAGTTTCAACAACAGCCGTGCGGTGACGCTTGGCGCCGGAGGCGGTACGATCCAGACAAGCCTGCTTCACAGCAATGAGTTTTCGGGGACGATCGGCGGTACAGGCAAGCTGACGAAGAACGGCGCGGGTACGCTGACGCTTGCAGGCGACAACAGCTATACGGGCGGCACGGTTGTCAATGCCGGTGTTTTGTCGGTCAGCGCCGATAAAAACCTTGGTGATTTGTCGGGCGGAGTGCAGCTCAATAGCGGCACGCTGCGGCTGACGGGCGATGTTACGAGCGATCGGGTGGTTGCGTTTGATGCGGCGGGTGGAACTATTGATGCGGCGGCTGGTACCAACAGCACATTCTCCGGGCTGATTGATGGACTTGGCTCATTGACCAAGACTGGCGCAGGCACACTGGTACTGTCTGGGAGTAATGATTATCTGGGCGGGACCGTTGTTGAAGCCGGCACACTGTCAATCAGTTCGAATGACAATCTCGGCGATGCAGCAAGTAACTTGACCTTCAATGGCGGTACGCTTCGAGTTGCAGATTCTATCACGACTGACCGCAATGTTGTTCTCAACGCAAATGGCGGTACGATCGAAACCACTGCAGGTACAAGCACCTCTTTCACGCAAGGCATTACCGGCACAGGCAAACTGAACAAGGATGGTGACGGCACCCTGATCCTTACAGGCAACAATGTCTATGCCGGTGGAACCCACGTCTCGAAAGGTGTTCTTCAGATAGGGGCAGGCAGTACGGTTGGACAGATCGGCGGCAATGCCCAGGTTGATGCGGACGCTGCTCTCGCTTTCGATCGATCCGATGATATTATATTTGCCGACGTTATCAGTGGGGAGGGCGCCCTCCGTCATGATGGCTCAGGAAAACTGACGCTTACCGGCGAAAACAGCTTTACTGGCGGGACCACGATTTCGGCAGGCACGCTGCAGATCGGCAATGGCAGCACCACCGGCAGCATTGCCGGCAATGTGGACAATAACGGCACGCTGGCGTTCAATCGCAGCAACACGCTCGACTTCTCCGGTGTCATCAGCGGCACGGGACTTGTTCAGCAGAATGGTGCGGGCAGCCTGACACTGAGTGGCGACAGCAGCGCTTTCGGCGGTAGCACCTCCGTTGCAGCGGGCACGCTTCTTGTTGACGGTTCGCTTGGCGGAACTGTGAGTGTCGCCAGCGGTGCCAGCCTCGGCGGCGGCGGAACCATCGGCGGCAATACGACGGTTGCCGACGGCGCAACATTGGCGGGCAGTGGGGCGCAGACGCTGACATTTGATAAGAACCTCAGCCTTGGTGCTGCTTCAGTGGTTTCTGTCAGCTATGGCACTAGCGCCGGTTCATCGCCTTTCCTTGTGAAAGGCGATCTCGCCCTTGGAGGCGTGATCAATGTCACTGACTTCGGTCACAATGGCCCCGGCATCTATCGCGTGTTCAGCTATGCGAATAATCTGACTGGCACGATTGGATTAGGCAGCCTGCCAACCAATATAACCGATCCGTCTACTGTTACTCTCCAGACCACGGATGATGCAGTCAATCTGATCAACACCGTTGGTCTGGTTCTCAATTTCTGGGATGGACAGGCTGCAGGCCATTCTTTGAATGGTCAAGCCAACGGCGGTAGCGGCACCTGGAACAAACAGAACAACAACTGGACGGGCCTGCCGGATTTCCAGTTGAATGGTCCATGGTCGACAGGCGAGTTCGCCATCTTCCAGGGCGCGAGCGGCATCGTTACAATCGACAACAGCGCCGGAACCATTTCAGCAGCGGGTATGCAGTTTACAACCGGTGGCTATGAAATCACAGGCGACGACCTCACATTGGCATCGACTGCGGCCAATGCCGGCGATACGCCGATAATCCATGTTGGCGATGGCTCCATTAATGACGACACCGAAGTGGTGACGATTTCGACGCGAATTCTTAGTACAGAAGGTATTGATAAAACGGGCTTGGGTACGTTGGTGCTCACCGCAGACAATAACTATACGGGCGGTACATTTGTCACGGGTGGCATCTTGCAGCTTGGCGACGGAACATCTGGCGGTAAGGGCGGGGTTGAAGGTGAGATCAATCTTGGCTCTACAGCTGCTTCCGCAGGTACGCTTGCAATCAACCGTGCTGGCTCTGTTACAATTGACAATACCATTACCGGCTCTGGTCATGTTGTCATCGACAGTCCTGGCGAGATCGAGTTCAATCAGACGAATTCTTATCTGGCTGGTACTTTTATCAAGAATGGCGTTTTGATTGTCTCCAGTGACGACAATCTCGGGGACACCAACAGTGATGTGCAGATTGAAGGCGGATCGACACTGCGTTTCAAGTCTGCTTTCAGCAGCAGCCATAACTATGTGTTGGGAACAGGTGGCGGTTCGATTGAAACAACGGGCACCAACATCAACAAGATCCTGACTGCCGTTACGGGCGTAGGCTCTCTAACCAAGACCGGCACCGGCACGTTGGTTTTTTCGGGTGATAATGATTATGTTGGTGTCACGACGATTTCGGATGGCACTTTGCAGATTGGAGATGGCGGCGGCACGGGCAGTGTTGTCGGCGATATCACCAACAATGCGCGTCTGGCCTTCAACCGCAACAATGCTTACGCTTATAACGGTTTGATTTCCGGTACGGGCTCTGTTGTGCAGGCGGGGACCGGTACTACGACGCTGACAGGCCAGAACACCTATGCGGGTGGCACGGTTGTGTCTGCGGGCGTCCTTCAAGTGTCCAGTGACAAAAATCTCGGTGCAAGTTCGGGCAACCTGACCATTGACGGCGGTACTTTTGCCAACACGGCTGCTTTGACCAGTGCACGCGCTGTCAATGTCACTGCAAATGGCGGGTCGATCCGCACGGATGCCACTTTGACCCTGACCGGAGCCTTTGATGGTTCGCCGGCTTCAGACTGGCACAAGACCGGTACCGGCCTTCTGGTGTTTGACAGCAGTGCGACCGGTGACGTTGGCGCTGGAGCCAATGTCGACGCTGGCAAGATCGTTGTTGAGGGCAGCCTCGATGGAAGCTTCGCTGTAAACAGCGGTGCGACGCTTGAGATCAGTGGCACGCAAGGGGGCGATGTCAATGTGAACGCCGGTGGCACATTGATGGGGTCCGGTCAGGTCGGCCAGAATGTCGTGGTCGCGGACAATGGCAATTTGCAAGGCAAATATGGCCAGACGCTTCAGATTGGCGGCAATCTTGCTCTTGATGCCAACAGCCAGGTCAATGTCACACTCGGCATGCCGAGCCAGACCGCCCTTTACGATGTGCAGGGCAATGTCACTCTGGCCGGGTCGCTGAACATCACGGACGGCGGCGGCTTCGGTCCGGGCCTTTATCGTCTCATCGACTATCAGGGCAACCTGACGGACAATGGGATGACCATTGGCACGGCTCCGGGAGGTGATCCCACACGGATGTGGATCGATACGGATGAGGCGAACAAGCAGGTCAATCTGATGAGCAGCTACGGGGTCAGGCTGAACGTCTGGGATGGCGGCAATGGTGCCTGGAACCTTGTGTCCGATCATTCCAATGATGTCTGGACGGATAATGCAGACAATATCAAGGGTCCTTATGATCAGGGGTCGTTCGCCGTGTTTCGGGGTACGCCGGGTACGGTGACGATCAGCAATGCCGCAGGCAATGTGACGGCATCCGGTCTTAATTTTGCAACCGATGGCTATGTTTTGGCGGGCGATGCGCTCGATCTCGACAATACCGACCAGCCGATTATCAACGTCGGTGACGCCACCGATGCAAGCAAATCGATGACGGCAACTATCGCGGCGACGCTGACGGGCAGCAAGGGCATCAACAAGACCAACTACGGCACCTTGGTTCTGACGGGTGCGAACAGTTATAGCGGCGGGACGACGGTGACAGGTGGTGTCCTGCAGATCGGTGACGGTGGCAATACGGGCAGCATCAAGGGTGACGTTGCGGTTTCGAGCAGCGCCTATGGTGACGGCACGCTGGCCTTCAACCGGAGCGATGATACGGAGTTTGACGGCAACATCACCGGTGATGGCAAGGGTGGTGTGGTCCAGAAAGGCACAGGCACAACGACGTTTACCGGCGACAACACCTTCTCGGGCGGTCTGACGGTTGAGAATGGCGGGGTCAAGGCAGGTGTCGCTGGCCATGCCTTCGGCACGGGCACCTTGAAGGTCAAGGCGGGTGCAACGGCCGATCTCGGCGGCTTCGACACGACGGTCGGCGGTCTTGCGGCCTTCGACGCGAGCGGCACGACGGGCGATGGCGATATTGCACTTGGATCGGGCAAGCTGACGGTCGAACAAAGCTTCGACAGCAAGTTCTCCGGTGTAATCTCTGGTGCTGGCGATTTGACCAAAAGTGGCACTGGTACCCTGACCCTCAATACGGCCGGCACCTATACCGGTGCGACCAATGTCGATGGCGGCACGCTGAAGCAGGGCGCAGCTGGTGTCTTCAACAATGCATCGTCGGGCTACACTGTCGGTACAGACGGGACGCTCGATCTTGGCGGTTTCGATACCACGCTGGCCGCGCTGTCGAATGGCGGTCTCATCACGATGGGAACACAGCAGACGGCAGGTACGACACTGAGCGTGACCGGCAACTATACCGGCACCGGTGGCACGGTCGTCATCAATACGGTGCTCGGCGACGACAGTTCCAAAACCGATCGCCTGAAGGTGGGTGGTGACACATCCGGCACGACCAATCTGAAGGTCAACAATCGCGGCGGACTGGGGGCACAGACTGTCAACGGCATCGAAGTGGTCGAGGTTGCCGGTCAGTCGAACGGAACCTTCTCGCTTGTCAGCGACTACACCACCAAGGACGGTCAGAAGGCGGTTGTGGGCGGTGCCTATGCCTATACGCTGCAACAGGGGGCGGGCAGCGGCAACAAGGACGGCAACTGGTATCTGACCAGCCAGACGACACAGGAACCGCCGGCCCCCGATTGCCAGCAGACCAATACCTGCCCGGTCGATCCGGACAACCCGCGCTATAGTGCCGGTGTTCCGGTCTATCAGGGCTATGCGCAGAACATGCAGGTGCTCAACAAACTGCCCACGCTGCAGGAACGTGTCGGCAATCGCTATCTGACGAGCGGGAACGACAACGACGCGAGCAATACAGGCAGCAGCACTGTCGACAGCCGCGGGATCTGGGCGCGCATCGAGGGCGCGCATAACCGGCTTGAGCCGCACAGCGCGACCGGCATGAAGCAGGATATCAACAGCTTCATCATGCAGACCGGTGTCGACGGGCAGTTCTATGAGGATGCCAACGGGAAGCTGATTGCCGGGATCACCGGGCAATATGGTACGGCGCATGGCAATTCCAGCTCGTTCTTCGGTGACGGTTATACCGACACCAGCGCCTGGAGCCTTGGCGCGACCGCAACCTGGTATGGCAATGACGGCTTCTATGTCGATACGCAGGGCCAGCTGACATGGTTCGACAATGATCTCAACTCCGATACGGCCAATAGCGGGCTGGCCGATGGCGCAAAGGCCTTCGGCTATGCGCTGAGTGCCGAGGTGGGGCAGCGGATTGCGCTCGACGAACATTGGTCGCTGACGCCACAGGCGCAGCTGATGTGGTCGTCACTCGATGCGGATGCGTTCCACGACATCTGGGGCAACCGCGTGCACATGCAGGATGGCGACAGCCTGACGGCACGCATTGGTCTTGCCGCCAACTATCAGGACAGCTGGCAGGGGGATGACGGCCGCATGGTCAACACATCGGTCTATGGCATCGCCAATGTCTATCAGGAGTTCCTCGGCGGCACCCGCATCAATGTGGCTGGTGTCAACGTCGATACCGACAACGACAAAACCTGGGCCGGCATCGGCGCCGGCGGCACCTATGCATGGGCCGACAGCAAATATGCAATCTACGGCCAGGGCTCCATCAACACCTCCCTCAACCACTCAACCGACAGCTATGCCGTCAAGGGGAATATAGGGTTCACAATACGATGGTAG
- a CDS encoding substrate-binding domain-containing protein: MNIPRKVTIYDISERAGVSASTVASVMNGSWENRRITKATADRVRVIASELGYTTNLQARGLRISNSGLIGMILPMLDNRYFSSMAASFETVARSRNLIPVVASTLRDPQQERSTVETLIAHNVDALLIAGATDPDSVAELCEKAHLKHINVDLPGKHGASVISDNYEGARVLTQQIASRRSHRKENSFYFIGGVDSDHNTRARVLGYQDELAALNIAIHADTIVTNGYGPDTAAVTIRDIYGKLNGLPEALFVNSTSPFEGVVSFLKTLPVDEVRECSIGCFDWDPFIEVLHFPVVMVRQNVQAMIERAFKLLDEPVQTTDLPEMIPTELIIPRDI; the protein is encoded by the coding sequence ATGAACATTCCCCGCAAAGTAACCATTTATGATATATCGGAGCGAGCTGGTGTATCCGCATCTACGGTTGCTTCCGTTATGAATGGCTCATGGGAAAATCGGAGAATTACAAAAGCAACAGCTGACAGAGTCCGAGTAATAGCGAGTGAACTTGGCTATACCACCAACCTTCAAGCACGCGGGTTACGCATATCCAATTCGGGTTTGATCGGCATGATCTTGCCGATGCTGGACAACCGTTACTTCAGCTCCATGGCCGCGTCGTTTGAGACGGTAGCACGCTCACGGAATCTTATTCCCGTCGTAGCCAGCACATTGCGCGATCCACAACAGGAACGCAGCACTGTGGAAACATTGATTGCCCACAATGTCGACGCTTTGCTGATCGCGGGCGCAACCGATCCGGACAGTGTCGCCGAACTCTGCGAAAAGGCTCATCTGAAACATATAAATGTGGACCTTCCCGGGAAGCACGGTGCATCCGTAATCAGTGACAATTATGAAGGCGCCCGCGTGCTGACGCAACAGATTGCCAGTCGCAGGTCACATCGAAAGGAAAACAGCTTCTACTTCATCGGTGGCGTGGACAGTGACCATAATACACGCGCACGCGTGCTCGGCTATCAAGATGAGCTAGCCGCACTGAACATCGCCATTCATGCCGACACCATCGTCACGAATGGATATGGTCCCGATACCGCCGCAGTGACGATCCGGGACATTTATGGCAAGTTGAATGGATTGCCAGAGGCATTGTTCGTTAATTCGACGAGTCCCTTTGAGGGCGTCGTCAGTTTTCTCAAGACACTGCCGGTTGACGAGGTTCGGGAGTGCTCCATCGGATGTTTCGACTGGGATCCCTTCATCGAAGTTCTCCACTTCCCGGTTGTGATGGTCCGGCAAAATGTTCAAGCAATGATCGAACGCGCCTTTAAGCTTCTGGACGAACCAGTTCAAACAACCGACCTACCGGAAATGATACCGACGGAACTGATCATCCCACGTGATATCTGA